One genomic region from Sulfurimonas sp. encodes:
- the rpoC gene encoding DNA-directed RNA polymerase subunit beta', producing the protein MSKLVPIEVTEDKRPKDIKKLQFRLASPQKVMSWSHGEVKKPETINYRTLKPERDGLFCAKIFGPVRDYECLCGKYKKMRYKGVVCEKCGVEVTSTKVRRNRMGHIELVTPVAHIWYVSSLPSRIGTLLGIKMKDLERVLYYEAYIVESGGEAYYDAEAKTPVLKYDVLNEEQYRTLVQRFDALGFKARMGGEVVRDLLDSIDLVDLFTQLKEDIELTKSEAKRKTIAKRLKVIESFLNSGNNPAWMMLTVLPVLPPDLRPLVSLDGGKFAVSDVNDLYRRVINRNQRLKRLVELEAPEIIVRNEKRMLQESVDALFDNGRRANAVKGANKRPLKSLSEIIKGKQGRFRQNLLGKRVDFSGRSVIVVGPYLAMDECGLPKKMALELFKPHLIAKLEDKGYATTVKAAKKMIEAKTNEVWECLAEIVDGYPILLNRAPTLHKLSIQAFHPKLIDGKAIQLHPLVCAAFNADFDGDQMAVHIPLSSAAIAEAKVLMLASMNILLPASGKAIATPSQDMVLGIYYITLEKNGVKGSNKLFANVDEVNIALENDALDLHAKVRTRIDGRIIHTTVGRMLLKAVIPDFVPIELWNRVMKKKYINEVVDYVQKHGGIGITSGFLDKLKDLGFKHATEAGVSISIDDIRIPSTKEEKIASSKNKVAEIQKQFEAGLLTEQERYNKIIDVWTDTNNTLATQMMELVQNDKEGFNSIHMMADSGARGSAAQIRQLAGMRGLMAKPSGDIIETPIISNFKEGLNIIEYFISTHGARKGLADTALKTANAGYLTRKLVDVAQNVKIVEHDCHTHEGIEISDISDQNTLIESLEDRLNGRVLADDVIDPISNEILFAEGTLLDEVSAKIIAEAGIKTAHIRTPTTCKSEGGICALCYGVNLATGHIVRRGEAVGIIAAQSIGEPGTQLTLRTFHVGGTASSTAQERQVVASREGFIRYYNVKTYISKEGKNIVANRRNAAVLLVEPKIKAPFAGKFEVQTVHDEVIVSIVGKDETVRYSLRKVEIAKANELAGVAGQVEGKYYFPYENGSEITEAESIVETIKDAWNIPSRIPYASEISVKDGAPVTQKILSKEDGIVKYFLLKGDYLERFEGMKAGYEVVEKGLFATVVDSNNREAIRHYIARGSVIVADDNSEVESSTLIAKPKNDESTVIAEWDPYSNPVISEANGVVKYEDIIIGTTATEQMDELTGKTRLMINDHISADYKPSIVLATEDGEVLRYAIEAKSSLFIEDGQNVKIADLIAKTPKALQKSSDITGGLPRVSELFEGRRPKATALISEIDGTVSFGKPLRGKVRIVIASENGIVKEYFVDKSHESVVALGDFVHAGERLTTGIISSHELLRIMGVKALYNYLVSEVQQVYRSQGVNIADKHIEVIFTQMLRQIRIVKSGDTKFIQGDLISKAKFKIENDKIIRLGGRPAIAEPFLVGITRAAVAADSIISAASFQDTTKVLTEAAVSAKVDDLNDLKENVIIGRTIPVGTGIYKDQEIVFDTEEE; encoded by the coding sequence ATGAGTAAATTAGTACCTATTGAAGTAACAGAAGATAAAAGACCTAAAGATATTAAAAAGCTACAATTTCGTTTAGCTTCTCCCCAGAAGGTAATGTCTTGGAGTCATGGTGAAGTAAAAAAGCCTGAAACTATTAACTATCGTACCCTTAAACCAGAGCGTGATGGACTTTTTTGTGCAAAGATTTTTGGACCAGTACGAGATTATGAGTGTCTTTGTGGTAAATACAAAAAGATGCGCTATAAAGGCGTAGTTTGTGAAAAATGTGGTGTTGAAGTAACAAGTACAAAAGTTCGACGAAACCGTATGGGTCATATCGAACTTGTAACTCCTGTTGCACACATTTGGTATGTTTCTTCTTTACCTTCTCGTATTGGTACTCTTCTTGGTATCAAGATGAAAGACCTTGAGCGCGTACTTTATTATGAAGCATATATTGTTGAGAGTGGTGGCGAAGCATATTATGATGCTGAAGCAAAAACTCCAGTTTTAAAATATGATGTTTTAAACGAAGAACAATATAGAACACTAGTTCAAAGATTTGACGCACTTGGTTTTAAAGCTCGTATGGGTGGAGAAGTTGTTCGTGACTTACTTGATTCTATTGATTTGGTTGATTTATTTACTCAACTTAAAGAAGATATAGAACTTACAAAAAGTGAAGCTAAAAGAAAAACTATCGCAAAAAGACTTAAAGTTATTGAGTCATTTTTAAATAGTGGAAACAATCCAGCATGGATGATGTTAACAGTTTTACCTGTTCTTCCACCAGATTTAAGACCTCTAGTTTCTTTAGATGGTGGTAAATTTGCTGTTTCTGATGTAAATGACCTTTACCGTCGTGTAATAAACCGTAACCAAAGACTTAAACGATTAGTTGAACTTGAAGCTCCAGAAATCATCGTAAGAAATGAAAAAAGAATGCTTCAAGAGTCTGTAGATGCATTATTTGATAATGGTCGTCGTGCTAATGCTGTAAAAGGTGCTAACAAAAGACCACTTAAATCTTTAAGTGAAATCATTAAAGGTAAGCAAGGGCGTTTCCGTCAAAACTTACTTGGAAAAAGAGTTGATTTTTCTGGTCGTTCTGTAATTGTTGTTGGACCATATTTAGCTATGGATGAGTGTGGACTACCTAAAAAAATGGCTCTTGAGCTATTTAAGCCACATCTTATTGCTAAACTTGAAGACAAAGGTTATGCTACAACTGTAAAAGCTGCTAAAAAAATGATAGAAGCTAAAACAAATGAAGTTTGGGAATGTTTAGCTGAGATAGTTGATGGTTATCCTATACTACTTAACCGTGCACCAACACTGCATAAACTTTCTATTCAAGCCTTTCACCCTAAACTAATTGATGGTAAAGCTATTCAGCTTCACCCTTTAGTTTGTGCTGCATTTAATGCCGATTTTGATGGGGATCAAATGGCTGTACATATACCTTTAAGCTCTGCAGCAATTGCTGAAGCTAAAGTTCTTATGTTGGCATCTATGAATATACTTTTACCAGCTTCTGGTAAGGCTATTGCTACTCCTTCACAGGATATGGTTCTTGGAATTTACTATATAACACTAGAGAAAAATGGAGTAAAAGGTTCAAATAAATTATTTGCAAATGTAGATGAAGTTAATATTGCTTTAGAAAATGATGCTCTTGATTTACATGCAAAAGTTAGAACTAGAATTGATGGTAGAATCATTCATACTACTGTTGGGCGTATGTTATTAAAAGCAGTTATTCCTGATTTTGTTCCTATAGAACTTTGGAATAGAGTTATGAAGAAAAAGTATATCAATGAAGTTGTTGATTATGTTCAAAAACATGGTGGTATAGGTATTACTTCTGGATTTTTAGATAAGCTAAAAGATTTAGGTTTTAAACATGCTACTGAAGCTGGTGTTTCTATCTCTATCGATGATATAAGAATTCCTTCTACAAAAGAAGAAAAAATAGCTTCTTCTAAAAATAAAGTTGCAGAGATTCAAAAACAATTTGAAGCTGGTCTTTTAACAGAACAAGAAAGATATAATAAAATTATCGATGTTTGGACAGATACAAATAATACTCTAGCGACTCAGATGATGGAACTTGTTCAAAATGATAAAGAAGGTTTTAACTCAATCCATATGATGGCTGATTCTGGTGCTCGTGGTTCGGCTGCACAGATTCGTCAGTTAGCTGGAATGCGTGGTCTTATGGCTAAACCTTCTGGTGATATTATTGAAACACCAATTATCTCTAACTTTAAAGAGGGACTTAATATTATTGAGTACTTCATTTCAACTCACGGTGCTAGAAAAGGTCTTGCCGATACTGCACTTAAAACAGCAAATGCTGGTTACTTAACTCGTAAACTTGTTGATGTTGCGCAAAATGTTAAGATAGTTGAGCATGACTGTCATACTCACGAAGGTATAGAAATTTCAGATATTTCCGACCAAAATACTTTAATAGAATCTTTAGAAGATAGACTAAATGGTAGAGTTTTAGCTGATGATGTTATTGATCCTATTTCAAATGAGATTTTGTTTGCTGAGGGAACTTTACTAGATGAAGTTAGTGCGAAAATTATAGCAGAAGCTGGTATAAAAACTGCACATATTAGAACTCCTACTACTTGTAAAAGCGAAGGTGGCATTTGTGCTTTATGTTATGGTGTAAATCTTGCAACTGGGCATATTGTTCGTAGAGGTGAAGCAGTTGGAATTATTGCTGCTCAAAGTATTGGTGAACCTGGTACACAGCTTACTCTTAGAACATTCCATGTTGGTGGAACTGCATCTTCTACTGCTCAAGAGCGTCAAGTTGTAGCATCTAGAGAAGGTTTTATCCGTTACTATAATGTTAAAACTTATATCTCTAAAGAGGGTAAAAACATAGTAGCAAACAGAAGAAATGCTGCTGTACTTTTAGTTGAACCAAAAATCAAAGCTCCATTTGCTGGTAAGTTTGAAGTTCAAACTGTACATGATGAAGTAATTGTAAGTATTGTTGGTAAAGATGAAACTGTCCGTTACTCACTTCGTAAAGTTGAAATTGCAAAAGCAAATGAGTTAGCAGGAGTCGCTGGACAGGTTGAAGGTAAATACTATTTTCCTTATGAAAATGGTTCAGAAATTACGGAAGCTGAGTCGATAGTTGAAACAATTAAAGACGCTTGGAATATACCTTCTCGTATTCCTTACGCATCAGAAATTTCAGTTAAAGATGGAGCCCCCGTAACTCAAAAAATACTTTCAAAAGAAGATGGTATAGTTAAGTACTTTTTACTTAAAGGTGATTATCTAGAGAGATTTGAAGGTATGAAAGCTGGATATGAAGTAGTAGAAAAAGGTCTATTTGCAACTGTTGTTGATTCAAACAACCGTGAAGCAATAAGACACTATATCGCTCGTGGTTCTGTTATTGTTGCAGATGATAATTCTGAAGTTGAATCATCTACACTTATAGCAAAACCAAAAAATGATGAATCAACTGTAATAGCAGAGTGGGATCCATACTCAAATCCTGTTATATCTGAGGCAAATGGTGTTGTTAAGTATGAAGATATTATCATCGGAACTACTGCAACAGAACAGATGGATGAACTTACTGGTAAAACGCGTTTAATGATAAATGATCATATATCAGCAGACTATAAACCTTCTATTGTTTTAGCAACAGAAGATGGGGAAGTTTTAAGATATGCTATTGAAGCAAAATCATCTCTATTTATTGAAGATGGACAGAATGTTAAAATCGCAGATTTAATTGCTAAAACACCAAAAGCACTTCAAAAATCATCAGATATAACTGGTGGTCTTCCACGAGTAAGTGAGTTATTTGAAGGTCGTCGTCCAAAAGCGACAGCTCTTATATCAGAAATTGATGGAACAGTTAGTTTTGGAAAACCTCTTCGTGGTAAAGTTCGTATTGTAATAGCATCTGAGAATGGAATTGTTAAAGAATATTTTGTTGATAAATCTCATGAATCAGTTGTTGCTCTTGGTGACTTTGTTCATGCTGGTGAACGATTGACTACTGGTATTATATCTTCACATGAATTACTTCGTATTATGGGTGTTAAAGCACTTTATAACTACCTAGTATCTGAAGTTCAGCAAGTTTATCGTTCTCAAGGTGTTAATATTGCCGATAAGCATATTGAAGTTATTTTTACTCAGATGCTAAGACAAATCAGAATTGTAAAATCTGGTGATACTAAGTTTATTCAAGGTGATTTGATTTCAAAAGCTAAATTTAAAATAGAAAATGACAAAATCATTCGTCTTGGCGGTCGTCCAGCGATTGCTGAGCCATTCTTAGTTGGTATTACAAGAGCGGCAGTTGCAGCAGACAGTATTATCTCAGCAGCGTCATTTCAAGATACAACAAAAGTTTTAACAGAAGCAGCAGTTTCTGCAAAAGTTGATGATTTAAATGACTTAAAAGAAAATGTTATCATTGGTCGTACTATTCCTGTTGGAACAGGTATATATAAAGATCAAGAGATAGTTTTTGATACAGAAGAAGAATAG
- the rpoB gene encoding DNA-directed RNA polymerase subunit beta has protein sequence MLNTLYSGNRLRVDFSKTPQQIEVPNLLQLQQSSYDKFLMLNAKDRSESGIETVFQSVFPIHDTQNRLTVEYLGSEIANQKYTVRECMERGLTYAVSLRMKTRLVLWDRDENTKEKLGVKDIKEQNIFVRDIPLMTDRTSFIINGVERVVVNQLHRSPGVIFKEEQSTTAGNKLIYTGQIIPDRGSWLYFEYDPKDILYMRINKRRKVPITIMFRALGYSKQDILKLFYPIQTISIDENKFSIDFNPSDFASRLVFDLVDTDGNTLITAGKRLSVKKAQKFIEDGLKSVEYPLETLLERYLAEPIIDPQTGEILFDTMTHIDETKLKKMAEIGVSEFKIANDLANGVDSSIINAFNADADSLKLLKQTEEIEDENDLAAIRIYKVMRPGEPVTKEAAKIFVNQLFFDPERYDLTKVGRMKMNHKLGLDIPEYVTVLTHEDIINSVKYVIKVKNGQGHIDDRDHLGNRRIRSIGELLGNELHNGLIKMQKAIRDKLSTMSGVMSELMPHDLINSKMITSTIMEFFSGGQLSQFMDQTNPLSEVTHKRRLSALGEGGLVKERAGFEVRDVHPTHYGRICPVETPEGQNIGLINTLATYAKVNAHGFIEAPYKVMKDGKITDEIIYLTATQEEGVKIAAASNKLDKDGQFISNIVTVRQDGEILNRPASECEYADLSSHMVVGVAASLIPFLEHDDANRALMGSNMQRQAVPLLRPTSPMVGTGVEKLVARDAWECVKAKRAGIVEKVDGKHIYVMGEEDSEIYIDYYPLTKNLRTNQNTSFSQKPIVNVGQKVVKGQVIADGPNMDQGELALGVNAMVAFMPWNGFNFEDAIVISERLIRKDAFTSVHIYEKELEARELKHGVEEITRDIPNVRDDELVHLDESGIVKIGTEVSGGMILVGKVSPKGEVKPTPEERLLRAIFGEKAGHVINKSLYCPPSMEGIIVDVKIFTKKGYDKDARALELEKEERDYLEREHYDRLLMIDKEEMLRVSKLLTKEALISDIKIGETEYKNGDIINADDLVEVNRFAMNAIVKSFSQTIQDEYNKTKNYFQKEKRLFRDEHEEKLNILEKDDILANGVVKYVKVYIATKRQLKVGDKMAGRHGNKGIVSIIVPEVDMPYMEDGRSVDVCLNPLGVPSRMNIGQILEMHLGMAGRELGNQILEQFETKQKDFIDTLRKKMISIADVAGMMNAVKVIGDMNDEKFLGYARDWAKGGVRFATPIFEGVNQAEFDKLFELAQMDADGKTVLYNGLTGEKIKERVNVGYMYILKLHHLVDEKIHARSTGPYSLVTQQPVGGKALFGGQRFGEMEVWALEAYGASAVLKEMLTIKSDDVDGRVRAYKAITKGELIPPSGIPETLFVLTKELQALALDVEIFDEVEDDE, from the coding sequence ATGTTAAACACTTTATACTCCGGAAATCGTCTTCGTGTAGACTTCTCAAAAACTCCTCAACAGATAGAAGTACCAAACTTACTACAACTTCAACAAAGTTCATATGATAAGTTTTTAATGCTAAATGCAAAAGATAGATCAGAAAGTGGTATTGAAACAGTATTTCAATCAGTTTTTCCTATTCATGACACTCAAAACAGACTTACTGTTGAGTACCTTGGAAGTGAAATAGCAAATCAGAAATATACTGTTAGAGAATGTATGGAGCGTGGTCTTACTTACGCTGTTAGTTTAAGAATGAAGACTCGCCTTGTACTATGGGATAGAGATGAAAACACTAAAGAAAAACTTGGTGTAAAAGATATCAAAGAACAAAATATTTTTGTTCGTGATATTCCGCTTATGACAGACAGAACATCATTTATTATTAATGGTGTTGAGCGTGTTGTTGTAAACCAACTTCACCGTTCTCCTGGTGTAATTTTTAAAGAAGAACAATCAACAACAGCTGGAAATAAGCTTATATATACTGGACAAATTATTCCAGACCGTGGTTCTTGGTTGTACTTTGAGTATGATCCAAAAGATATTTTATATATGAGAATCAACAAGCGTCGTAAAGTTCCTATTACGATTATGTTTCGTGCTTTAGGTTATTCTAAGCAAGATATATTAAAACTTTTTTATCCTATTCAAACAATTAGTATAGATGAAAATAAATTTTCAATCGATTTCAATCCTAGTGATTTTGCTTCAAGATTGGTTTTTGATTTAGTTGATACAGATGGAAACACTCTTATTACTGCTGGAAAAAGACTCTCAGTTAAAAAAGCCCAAAAGTTTATAGAAGATGGACTTAAATCAGTTGAGTATCCTCTTGAAACTCTTCTTGAGCGTTATCTAGCAGAGCCTATTATAGATCCACAAACTGGTGAAATTCTTTTTGACACGATGACTCATATAGATGAAACAAAACTTAAAAAGATGGCAGAAATTGGCGTAAGTGAATTTAAAATTGCTAATGATTTAGCAAATGGAGTAGATAGTTCTATAATCAATGCCTTTAATGCAGATGCTGATTCTCTTAAACTTCTAAAACAAACTGAAGAAATTGAAGATGAAAATGATTTAGCTGCGATTCGTATATATAAAGTTATGCGTCCAGGTGAACCTGTAACAAAAGAAGCTGCAAAAATCTTTGTAAACCAACTTTTCTTTGATCCAGAAAGATATGACTTAACTAAAGTTGGTCGTATGAAAATGAATCATAAACTTGGGTTAGATATTCCAGAATATGTAACTGTTTTAACTCATGAAGATATTATTAACTCTGTTAAGTATGTTATTAAAGTTAAAAATGGTCAAGGTCATATTGATGATAGAGATCATCTTGGTAATCGACGTATTCGTTCAATTGGTGAGCTTTTAGGTAATGAGTTACATAATGGACTTATTAAAATGCAAAAAGCAATTCGTGATAAACTTTCAACTATGAGTGGAGTTATGTCGGAGTTAATGCCACATGATTTAATAAACTCAAAAATGATTACTTCAACAATTATGGAATTTTTCTCTGGTGGGCAACTTTCTCAGTTTATGGATCAAACAAATCCACTATCTGAAGTTACTCATAAGCGTCGTCTTTCAGCACTAGGAGAAGGTGGTCTGGTTAAAGAAAGAGCTGGGTTTGAAGTTCGTGATGTTCATCCAACTCACTATGGTAGAATTTGTCCAGTTGAAACTCCAGAGGGTCAAAATATTGGTCTTATCAATACGCTTGCTACTTATGCAAAAGTAAATGCACATGGTTTTATTGAAGCTCCTTATAAAGTTATGAAAGATGGAAAAATTACTGATGAAATAATTTATCTTACAGCTACTCAAGAAGAGGGCGTGAAAATTGCTGCTGCTTCAAATAAGCTAGATAAAGATGGTCAGTTTATTAGTAATATAGTTACAGTTAGACAAGATGGTGAAATTTTAAATCGTCCAGCTAGTGAGTGTGAATATGCTGACCTTTCTTCTCATATGGTTGTAGGTGTAGCAGCTTCACTTATTCCATTCTTAGAACATGATGATGCCAATCGTGCTCTGATGGGTTCAAATATGCAGCGTCAAGCAGTGCCACTTTTAAGACCAACTTCACCAATGGTTGGAACAGGTGTTGAAAAACTTGTTGCAAGAGATGCTTGGGAATGTGTAAAAGCTAAAAGAGCTGGTATAGTTGAAAAAGTAGATGGTAAACATATCTATGTTATGGGCGAAGAAGATAGTGAGATATATATAGATTATTATCCATTAACAAAAAATCTTCGTACAAATCAAAATACATCTTTCTCTCAAAAACCAATAGTAAATGTTGGACAAAAAGTTGTAAAAGGTCAAGTTATTGCAGATGGTCCGAATATGGATCAAGGAGAGTTAGCACTTGGTGTTAATGCGATGGTTGCTTTTATGCCTTGGAATGGATTTAACTTTGAAGATGCTATTGTTATCTCAGAGAGGTTAATTCGTAAAGATGCTTTTACATCAGTTCATATTTATGAAAAAGAGCTTGAAGCTAGAGAACTTAAACATGGTGTTGAAGAGATTACTCGTGACATTCCTAATGTTAGAGATGATGAGTTAGTTCATCTTGATGAGAGTGGTATAGTTAAAATTGGTACTGAAGTAAGTGGTGGCATGATTTTAGTTGGTAAAGTTTCTCCAAAAGGTGAAGTTAAACCAACTCCAGAAGAACGATTGCTTCGTGCAATTTTTGGAGAAAAAGCTGGTCATGTTATTAACAAATCACTTTATTGTCCTCCATCTATGGAAGGAATTATAGTTGATGTTAAAATCTTTACTAAAAAAGGTTATGACAAAGATGCAAGAGCATTAGAACTTGAAAAAGAAGAGAGAGATTATTTAGAGCGAGAGCATTATGACCGTCTTCTTATGATAGATAAAGAAGAGATGCTTCGTGTTTCTAAACTTTTAACAAAAGAGGCACTAATTTCCGATATTAAAATTGGTGAAACTGAGTATAAAAACGGAGATATTATAAATGCTGATGATTTAGTTGAAGTAAATCGTTTTGCAATGAACGCTATTGTTAAATCTTTTTCTCAAACGATTCAAGATGAATACAATAAAACTAAAAATTATTTTCAAAAAGAAAAAAGACTTTTTAGAGATGAACATGAAGAAAAACTCAATATCTTAGAAAAAGACGATATTTTAGCAAATGGCGTTGTTAAGTATGTAAAAGTTTATATAGCAACAAAACGCCAACTAAAAGTTGGTGATAAGATGGCTGGACGGCATGGAAATAAAGGTATCGTTTCCATTATAGTTCCTGAAGTTGATATGCCTTATATGGAAGATGGAAGAAGCGTTGATGTTTGTTTAAATCCTCTAGGTGTTCCATCTCGTATGAATATTGGACAAATTTTAGAGATGCATCTAGGTATGGCAGGTCGTGAACTTGGTAACCAAATATTAGAGCAATTTGAAACAAAACAAAAAGATTTTATAGATACTCTTAGAAAAAAAATGATTTCAATTGCTGATGTTGCTGGCATGATGAATGCAGTAAAAGTAATTGGTGATATGAATGATGAGAAATTTTTAGGATACGCTAGAGATTGGGCTAAAGGTGGTGTTAGATTTGCTACTCCAATTTTTGAAGGTGTAAATCAAGCAGAGTTTGATAAGTTGTTTGAACTAGCGCAAATGGATGCTGATGGTAAAACTGTACTTTATAACGGTTTAACAGGTGAGAAGATTAAAGAAAGAGTAAATGTAGGTTATATGTATATTCTTAAACTTCATCACTTAGTTGATGAAAAGATTCATGCTCGTTCAACTGGACCATATTCACTTGTAACTCAACAACCAGTTGGTGGTAAAGCACTATTTGGTGGTCAGAGATTTGGAGAGATGGAAGTATGGGCTCTTGAAGCTTATGGGGCATCTGCAGTTTTAAAAGAGATGTTAACTATTAAATCAGATGATGTTGATGGGCGTGTTCGTGCTTATAAAGCGATTACTAAAGGTGAGTTAATCCCACCTTCTGGTATCCCTGAAACATTATTTGTATTAACAAAAGAGCTTCAAGCATTAGCGCTTGATGTAGAGATTTTTGACGAGGTGGAAGACGATGAGTAA
- the rplL gene encoding 50S ribosomal protein L7/L12, which produces MAVTKEDVLEFISGLSVLELSELVKEFEEKFGVSAQPVAVAGGAVAGEAAAEKTEFDVVLTNVGAKKISVIKAVRALTGLGLKEAKTACEELPSTIKEGVDKDTAAEAKATLEEAGATVEVK; this is translated from the coding sequence ATGGCTGTAACTAAAGAAGACGTATTAGAATTTATTTCTGGACTATCTGTACTTGAGCTTTCTGAGCTTGTAAAAGAATTTGAAGAAAAATTTGGTGTATCTGCACAACCTGTTGCTGTAGCTGGTGGAGCTGTAGCTGGTGAAGCTGCTGCTGAGAAAACTGAATTTGATGTAGTATTAACTAATGTTGGTGCTAAGAAAATCAGTGTTATTAAAGCTGTTCGTGCTTTAACTGGCTTAGGACTTAAAGAAGCAAAAACTGCTTGTGAAGAGTTACCATCTACAATCAAAGAAGGTGTAGATAAAGATACTGCTGCTGAAGCAAAAGCTACTCTAGAAGAAGCTGGTGCAACTGTAGAAGTTAAATAA
- the rplJ gene encoding 50S ribosomal protein L10, with product MTKTQKAEIIEVLSSEFKTAQSVIFCDYKGLSVVELEGLRKIAREKEAKVQVVKNTLAVLALKNADLIGVELQDTNILIWGEDSVATSKVVSEFAKDNEKFVIKSAYIDREVADTAKVEAFAKLPGRDELLGMLAATWMAPIANFTIGLNALKEKKEEEAA from the coding sequence ATGACAAAAACACAAAAAGCTGAAATTATTGAAGTTCTTTCAAGTGAATTCAAAACTGCTCAATCTGTAATCTTTTGTGATTACAAAGGTTTAAGCGTTGTTGAACTTGAAGGTTTAAGAAAGATTGCTCGTGAAAAAGAAGCAAAAGTACAAGTTGTTAAAAACACTTTAGCAGTACTTGCACTGAAAAATGCTGATTTAATAGGAGTTGAATTACAAGATACAAATATTCTTATTTGGGGTGAAGATTCTGTTGCTACTTCTAAAGTAGTTTCTGAATTCGCTAAAGATAATGAAAAATTTGTAATTAAGTCTGCTTATATTGATCGTGAAGTTGCTGACACTGCTAAAGTTGAAGCATTTGCTAAACTTCCAGGCCGTGATGAGCTTCTTGGAATGCTTGCTGCTACTTGGATGGCACCTATTGCAAACTTTACTATCGGACTTAATGCTCTTAAAGAGAAAAAAGAAGAAGAAGCTGCGTAA
- the rplA gene encoding 50S ribosomal protein L1 translates to MSKRYKQLLEKFDNTKAYGIVEASETVKNLKSAKFDETIEIAMNLNVDPRHADQMVRGAIVLPNGTGKTVRVAVFAKGVKADEAKAAGADIVGTDDLVADIKAGIFNFDVVVAAPDCMGLVGQIGRILGPKGLMPNPKTGTVTPDVATAIKNVKGGQVNFRVDKKGNIHAGIGKASFDSAQIAENLTSFLAAINKQKPASAKGRYIKNAALSLTMSPAVKLDLNEVADIKAK, encoded by the coding sequence ATGAGTAAAAGATATAAACAATTATTAGAAAAATTTGATAATACAAAAGCATACGGTATCGTAGAAGCATCAGAAACGGTAAAAAATTTGAAAAGTGCAAAGTTTGATGAAACTATTGAAATTGCAATGAACTTAAATGTTGATCCTCGTCATGCTGATCAAATGGTTCGTGGTGCTATTGTACTTCCAAATGGAACTGGCAAAACAGTTCGTGTTGCAGTTTTTGCAAAAGGTGTTAAAGCTGATGAAGCTAAAGCAGCAGGTGCTGATATAGTTGGTACTGATGATTTAGTAGCTGATATTAAAGCAGGAATCTTTAACTTTGATGTTGTTGTTGCTGCTCCAGATTGTATGGGACTTGTTGGACAGATTGGTCGTATCCTTGGACCAAAAGGTTTAATGCCGAACCCTAAAACAGGAACTGTAACTCCAGATGTTGCAACTGCTATTAAAAATGTTAAGGGTGGACAAGTTAACTTTAGAGTTGATAAAAAAGGTAATATTCATGCAGGTATTGGAAAAGCAAGTTTTGATTCAGCTCAAATTGCTGAGAATTTAACTTCTTTTCTTGCTGCAATTAATAAACAAAAGCCAGCTTCTGCAAAAGGTCGTTATATCAAAAATGCAGCTCTTAGTTTAACTATGAGTCCAGCTGTTAAACTTGATTTAAACGAAGTTGCTGATATAAAAGCAAAATAA
- the rplK gene encoding 50S ribosomal protein L11 — protein sequence MAKKITGYINLQIDAGKANPAPPVGPALGQRGVNIMEFTKAFNEKTKDLMGFKVPTVITVYSDRSFTFITKQPTAAALILKAANLKKGTDNPIKNKVGKLTRAQLMEVVERKIVDLNTDDLEMAANTISGTARSMGVEIVD from the coding sequence ATGGCAAAGAAAATAACAGGTTACATAAACCTACAAATTGATGCTGGTAAAGCAAATCCTGCTCCACCAGTTGGACCAGCACTAGGTCAACGCGGTGTTAATATCATGGAATTCACTAAAGCATTTAATGAAAAAACAAAAGATTTAATGGGCTTTAAAGTTCCTACTGTAATCACAGTATATTCTGATAGAAGTTTTACATTTATTACAAAGCAACCAACAGCAGCAGCATTAATACTTAAAGCTGCGAACCTTAAAAAAGGTACAGATAACCCTATTAAAAATAAAGTTGGGAAATTAACTCGTGCTCAGTTAATGGAAGTTGTTGAGAGAAAAATTGTTGATTTAAATACTGATGACTTAGAGATGGCAGCAAATACTATTTCAGGTACAGCAAGATCAATGGGTGTAGAAATAGTAGACTAA
- the secE gene encoding preprotein translocase subunit SecE translates to MNLGLHIRNAKSELAKVIFPTKGQVKQAYISVIIVVTVIAAFLALVDLLMSSVMSAILG, encoded by the coding sequence ATGAATTTAGGTTTACATATAAGAAACGCAAAATCAGAACTAGCGAAGGTAATTTTTCCTACAAAAGGACAAGTTAAACAAGCTTATATTTCTGTTATTATTGTAGTTACTGTAATAGCAGCTTTTTTAGCTTTAGTTGACTTACTAATGTCATCAGTTATGTCAGCGATTTTAGGTTAA